In Vigna unguiculata cultivar IT97K-499-35 chromosome 3, ASM411807v1, whole genome shotgun sequence, a single genomic region encodes these proteins:
- the LOC114177113 gene encoding pathogenesis-related protein 2-like, with the protein MAVFTFEDETTSPVAPATLYKALVKDADNIVPKAVDSFKSVEIVEGNGGPGTIKKISFLEDGETKFVLHKIEAIDEANLGYSYSIVGGVALPDTAEKITIDTKLSDGPNGGSVVKLNIKYHSKGDAPPNEDELKAGKAKSDALFKVIEAYLLANA; encoded by the exons ATGGCCGTTTTCACATTCGAGGACGAAACCACTTCTCCCGTGGCTCCTGCCACCCTTTACAAAGCTCTTGTGAAAGACGCCGACAACATCGTCCCAAAGGCGGTTGATTCCTTCAAGAGTGTTGAAATCGTGGAGGGCAACGGTGGCCCCGGAACCATCAAGAAGATCTCTTTCCTTGAGG ATGGAGAGACAAAGTTTGTGTTGCACAAAATAGAAGCAATAGATGAGGCAAACTTGGGATACAGCTACAGCATTGTTGGAGGTGTTGCCTTGCCAGACACTGCAGAGAAGATCACAATCGACACCAAACTCAGTGATGGCCCCAACGGAGGCTCTGTGGTGAAGCTGAACATAAAATACCACAGCAAAGGAGATGCTCCACCCAATGAAGATGAACTCAAAGCTGGCAAAGCCAAGAGTGATGCTCTCTTTAAGGTCATTGAGGCTTACCTTTTGGCCAATGCCTAA